The Streptomyces sp. NBC_01689 genome includes a window with the following:
- a CDS encoding DUF5999 family protein, translated as MCSHQTLCPSADSRLPHVVSAHHEQGWSLLCNGAIVFDDSGELLPDGSVIAPHRVFAERLAAA; from the coding sequence ATGTGTTCTCACCAGACTCTGTGCCCGTCCGCGGACTCCAGGCTCCCGCACGTGGTGTCGGCCCACCACGAGCAGGGGTGGAGCCTGCTGTGCAACGGCGCGATCGTCTTCGACGACAGCGGCGAGCTGCTCCCCGACGGCAGCGTGATCGCTCCGCACCGGGTGTTCGCCGAGCGGCTCGCCGCCGCCTGA
- a CDS encoding RidA family protein, with translation MSIERIDPAGLSPATGFSHAVVATGTRVVFLAGQTALDTDGKVVGETLPEQFERALANLLAALRAAGGTPADLARVTVYATDVADYRAHAAELGRLWRRSAGRDYPAMAVVGAVRLWDERALVELDGFAVLE, from the coding sequence GTGAGCATCGAGCGGATCGATCCGGCCGGGCTCTCCCCGGCCACCGGCTTCTCGCACGCCGTCGTCGCCACCGGCACCCGCGTCGTCTTCCTGGCGGGCCAGACCGCGCTCGACACGGACGGGAAGGTGGTCGGCGAGACCCTCCCGGAGCAGTTCGAGCGGGCGCTGGCGAATCTGCTCGCGGCGCTGCGGGCCGCGGGGGGCACCCCGGCGGACCTCGCACGGGTAACGGTGTACGCCACCGACGTCGCGGACTACCGCGCCCACGCCGCCGAACTCGGGCGCCTCTGGCGGCGGTCGGCGGGGCGCGACTACCCCGCGATGGCCGTCGTCGGCGCCGTACGCCTGTGGGACGAACGCGCCCTGGTCGAACTCGACGGCTTCGCGGTGCTGGAGTGA
- a CDS encoding acyl-CoA dehydrogenase family protein, which yields MTVFSLDAAQHAWCAELRTLAAERLAPLAEKGEPGRVNRPLVAELGRLGLLARLFTSGALDLCLMRESLAHVCTEAETALALQGLGAYPVHAYGTPAQRADWLPRVSDGTAVAAFALSEPAAGSDAAALTLRADRSAPHPHPGGPPAGSPSGAADTGTLAEADGAGRWRLTGEKCWISNAPEADFYTVFARTTPGAGARGVTAFLVPADRPGLDGAPLDMLSPHPIGTLTFDAVPVTADDVLGAPDRGFRVAMGTLNLFRPSVGAFAVGMAAAALEATLAHTSRREAFGGKLKDLQTVAHQVAEMALRTEAARLMVYAAAAAYDEGAPDVPRRAAMAKLLATETAQYVVDAAVQLHGARALRRGHLLEHLYREVRAPRVYEGASEVQRAVIAKELYARQEEQ from the coding sequence GCCGCGTCAACCGGCCGCTCGTCGCCGAACTCGGCCGACTCGGCCTGCTCGCCCGGCTGTTCACCTCCGGTGCGCTCGACCTGTGCCTGATGCGGGAGTCCCTGGCGCACGTCTGCACGGAGGCCGAGACCGCGCTCGCCCTGCAGGGTCTCGGCGCGTATCCGGTGCACGCGTACGGCACCCCGGCGCAGCGCGCTGACTGGCTCCCGCGCGTCTCGGACGGCACCGCCGTGGCCGCCTTCGCGCTCAGTGAGCCGGCCGCGGGCTCCGACGCGGCGGCGCTGACCCTGCGCGCGGACCGGTCCGCCCCGCACCCCCACCCGGGCGGTCCGCCGGCCGGGAGCCCGTCCGGCGCGGCGGACACCGGGACGCTCGCCGAGGCCGACGGCGCCGGTCGCTGGCGGCTCACCGGGGAGAAGTGCTGGATCTCCAACGCGCCCGAGGCCGACTTCTACACCGTCTTCGCCCGCACCACCCCGGGCGCCGGCGCCCGGGGTGTCACCGCCTTCCTCGTCCCCGCCGACCGGCCCGGCCTCGACGGGGCCCCGCTCGACATGCTCTCGCCGCACCCGATCGGCACCCTCACCTTCGACGCCGTGCCGGTCACGGCCGACGACGTGCTCGGCGCGCCCGACCGCGGCTTCCGGGTCGCGATGGGCACCCTCAACCTGTTCCGCCCGAGCGTCGGCGCCTTCGCGGTCGGCATGGCGGCGGCGGCGCTGGAGGCGACCCTCGCGCACACGTCCCGGCGCGAGGCGTTCGGCGGGAAGCTGAAGGACCTGCAGACGGTGGCCCACCAGGTCGCCGAGATGGCGCTGCGCACCGAGGCGGCCCGGCTGATGGTGTACGCGGCCGCGGCGGCGTACGACGAGGGAGCCCCGGACGTGCCCCGGCGGGCGGCGATGGCGAAGCTGCTGGCGACCGAGACCGCCCAGTACGTGGTCGACGCGGCGGTCCAGCTGCACGGCGCCCGCGCACTGCGCCGCGGTCATCTCCTCGAACACCTCTACCGCGAGGTCCGCGCCCCGCGCGTCTACGAGGGGGCGAGCGAGGTCCAACGGGCCGTCATCGCCAAGGAGCTGTACGCCCGACAGGAGGAACAGTGA